The DNA sequence CCGGATCTGATTCACATCCAGTCGCGACATGTGCTGCCGCAGGGACAGTGGATGGCGCGAAAACTGAAGCGTCCGTTTTTGCTGACCGTGAATGACTATCTGCAGAGCGATGAAAAACTGCGCATCGATTTAAAATGGTGCCGGGGGATCATCACCGTCAGTGAGTCGGTCAAAAAAGATCTGATCGCCCGCACCGGACTCCCGGAAGATTTCGTACTCGTGATTTCCAGTGGCGTGGATGTCCCCGATGTTTCCCACCTGTCACCAGTGCTATCACTGGATCATCAGCCGGTAGTCGGAACGGCTGGTCCGCTGGAAGCCATCAAGGGACTTCCTTATTTCCTGGGAGCCGCCAGTCGTGTGCTGGCGGAAAATCCCAACGTACAGTTTCTGATTTCAGGCGCCGGTCCCGAGGAAGGGAATCTGCGGCATCTGGCACGTGACCTGGAAATTACGGCGAATGTGACCTTTGTTCCCAACCTGTATGACTTCGCCATCTCACTGGAAGCGATGGATATATTCTGTCTGCCCTCATTAAGGCAGGGGCTGGGAACGATTATGCTGGAGGCGATGGCGCTGGCCAAGCCAGTCATCGCGACTGGGGTTGGGGGCGTGTATTCGGTGATTCGCGATGGTGAAACCGGGCTGGTGATTCCGCCGTCCAACAGCGAGTCGCTGTCCAACAGTATTCTCGAACTGCTCAATGACCCCTTGAAAGCTCGAGCAATGGGTGAATCGGCGCGAGAACTGGTGCGTCAGCAGTTTCGGGTGGAGACGATGGTCGAGAAAACAGTCGAACAATATCAACTGGCTGTGCAGGGTGCAGTCAGTACGGGAAGTGCCTGAGGCACATTCTATCAAATAGCAGCAGGTGGAACGAACAGTTCCACCCGAGACGGAAATTAAGAATGCAAGCAGAGATTATTGCGATTGGCAGTGAGCTGACAAACGGCGAAAAGCTGGATACGAACAGCCAGTGGCTGAGTACGGAACTGGCGGCGGCAGGAATTGCGACGCACTTTCATACGACGATTGCTGACAACCTGGATGAGATCATTGATCAGTTGCGACTTTCGGCTTCCCGCTCCGATCTGATTCTGATCACAGGGGGGCTGGGACCCACACTGGATGACCTGACGCGACAGGCGATGGCGGGACTGACGGGTACGGATCTGGTGCTTGATGCAGAATCGCTGGCGATCATCGAAAGCATGTTTCAGAAACGGTATCGCGAAATGCCCGAGCGGAACCGGATCCAGGCGATGTTCCCCGAGGGGGCAGAGCCCATCAAAAATGAACATGGGACTGCACCGGGAATCTGGATGACGGTCTCCCGTGATGGGGGAGAGGGGATCTGTCATATCGCGGCGATGCCGGGCGTGCCTTCCGAAATGAAGCCGATGTTTTTTGAGTCCGTGCTCCCGCGACTGGTTCGTGGAACGCGGATCATTCGCTTTGCCCGCATCAACTGCTTCGGGGTCGGTGAGTCAAAGACCGAAGAACTGCTGGGAGATATCACCAGCCGCGGTCGCGATCCGGAGGTTGGCATCACAGCCCATGAAGCGACCATCACGCTGCGAATTAAAGCGATGGGTGAGTCCAACGATGATTGCGAGCAGAAGATTTCAGCCACCTATGAGCAGATTCGCGAACGACTGGGCGACTACATTTTCGGTTACGAAGATGAAGAACTCGAACACGTGGTGGTGACCCTGTTGAATGAGAGCAAACTCAGTGTGGCATCCAGCGAATGCGGCACCGGAGGACTGCTGTCCTATCGGTTGACCGAAGTCGCGGGTTCGGCGGACTGTTTCAAAGGGGGAACCGTACTGGCGCGTGTAGATGCGTTTTCTGCAGACGGTGCACTGGCCTTGGCGAAATCCACGCGGGAAACGCAGGCCAGTGATTTTGGTCTGGCCATTCTGCTGGATCTGAATCAGTCCTGGCAGGATCGTGAAAATGCACCGCAGGCTTTCGTGGCTCTCGCGAGTGACGACGGAGCCTGGGTGGAGGAGATCGGATTAACGGTTAATCGGGCGATCGCCAAGAGCCGCATTTCCAAAGCGGCTTTGGATCTGTTACGACGCAAGCTATTGAAGATCGAACGTTAACTCACAAGGTATGCCATCAGGCGGCCTGCAGCTTGCGGGCTTTCTGTGACCAGTGAATCCAGTCGGAGACTTCTTCCAGGTCGGGACGTTTGGCGTCTCTGAGGATGCGTTGCCCCTTTTTGGTTTTGAGGAACGAATTGACCTTCCCGAGCAGATCCTGCGGGATCGCCCGGGCGATCATTTCGGGTTCGGTCAGGCCGCACCCTTCGAGGATCTGGGCGTCGTGTCCGCGGAGTCCGGGAATACAGCAGACGAGCTTCGTCTGTTTCTTCCATTTGCGGATGGTCTGTTTTCTGATGTGCTGCACGTTGAGTTTGTTTGCGACGAATTCGGGATTACATTCCAGCAGATCATTCACGGTAAAGACGCCCGCGGCTTCCAGACGTTCGGCTGTCTTCGGGCCGATGGAAGGCGCATCTTCAACGGGCATTGATCGATTCAGGTAAAAGGGGGGAATGTTCGGTCCCTGTGAATCGGGAGTGGGGTGTGAACCATCGTGCCGATATTCTCGTCTTTCCTGAGGTGGTTCCTGCTCTGATTGTAAGAGGGACTCAGAGGCTTCTGGCGAAAACGTACGCGCCTGTTGTGCGC is a window from the Gimesia benthica genome containing:
- a CDS encoding glycosyltransferase family 4 protein encodes the protein MSKVDSSMKVLLFAGPFELRGTSAYTLRLAHYTADYGIRARVVCPDASKVDPGIRSKLDITEYRNLNVPILGQAVLRLVKQEVEKNIPDLIHIQSRHVLPQGQWMARKLKRPFLLTVNDYLQSDEKLRIDLKWCRGIITVSESVKKDLIARTGLPEDFVLVISSGVDVPDVSHLSPVLSLDHQPVVGTAGPLEAIKGLPYFLGAASRVLAENPNVQFLISGAGPEEGNLRHLARDLEITANVTFVPNLYDFAISLEAMDIFCLPSLRQGLGTIMLEAMALAKPVIATGVGGVYSVIRDGETGLVIPPSNSESLSNSILELLNDPLKARAMGESARELVRQQFRVETMVEKTVEQYQLAVQGAVSTGSA
- a CDS encoding CinA family nicotinamide mononucleotide deamidase-related protein; protein product: MQAEIIAIGSELTNGEKLDTNSQWLSTELAAAGIATHFHTTIADNLDEIIDQLRLSASRSDLILITGGLGPTLDDLTRQAMAGLTGTDLVLDAESLAIIESMFQKRYREMPERNRIQAMFPEGAEPIKNEHGTAPGIWMTVSRDGGEGICHIAAMPGVPSEMKPMFFESVLPRLVRGTRIIRFARINCFGVGESKTEELLGDITSRGRDPEVGITAHEATITLRIKAMGESNDDCEQKISATYEQIRERLGDYIFGYEDEELEHVVVTLLNESKLSVASSECGTGGLLSYRLTEVAGSADCFKGGTVLARVDAFSADGALALAKSTRETQASDFGLAILLDLNQSWQDRENAPQAFVALASDDGAWVEEIGLTVNRAIAKSRISKAALDLLRRKLLKIER